The Chitinophagales bacterium DNA window CTGTGAAGTTAAGTTTTTTACAAATTATCAACTTGACATTTCAAATCCCAAATGTTTCCCATAAACGCAATCAAATATTGAAAACGTAAACCCGCGTGAGGGATAGTAGCGGCATCCTTTTGGGGCGGGGCAATTTAGTGTTGCGGGCTTTGGAAAAGCGACCAGCGGAAGCTATTTCCAAAATCCATTTGCAACACTTTGCCTCCGCCCCAAAAGATAGAGCGGACAGCCCGACCTGAAAGGGCACGCCCCCATATTATTTCAACATTTTCTTATTTGCTTATTTGCTTATTTGATTGTTGTTGATAGTGGTCGGGACTTAGAGTCGTCCACTGGCGTCTGACCTCTGAATCTACTCCTCCAAACTGATCCTAACGATCACATCCTCTACTTTTGAGGCGTTGTCCATCAGGATGACAAATTGCTCGGCAACTTCATTTACTCCGTAAAGGGCATTTTGTTCGTAGAGCTCAATGAACTTGTCGAGGTTGCTGAAATCCTTTTTATCGAGTGAGCGGATGTGCTTTTGCATATCGGTGCCCACGATTCCGGGTGCCACACCCCTGACAATAAATGGATGCTCGGGCTTTCTGATCTTCTGCTCAAGGTTTGCCACGCGGGTAAGCATATCGAGTCCGGCTTTGGTGGCGCAGTACATACTCCAGCCATCGTAGGGGCTTTGGGCGGCTCCCGATCCCATGTTCAGAATCACTTTTTCTGCTGCTACATCTTTATAGGCCCTTATAAATCGCTGTGTAAGCACTGCCGGAGCTGTGAGGTTCAGGGTTATTCCGTCAATCAGTGCATCATCGTCCTGGTCGCCCAGGTACTTTACATCGCCCAGGGTTCCGGCATTGTTGAGCAATACGATTTTATCTGCCTCTTGCAGTGTGTTGAACTCCAGTTTTTTGATCTCTTCGGGTTTGCTGAGGTCCAGGGAAATATGACAGTAGTTGGGGTGCTCGATGGTTTTGCTGCGCGAAATACCCACTACTCTTACATTATCGCGTTCCAACAATTGCTCGCAAATGGCTTTTCCTATTCCTGATGAGCTTCCGGTAATAAAATAATGTTCCATGTCAGTTATTTGATTATTGGTTTATTGATTTGTTTGTCTGTTTGTTTTCGGATTGAATTGTCCTTCGGACTGGGCAATCAATGTACTTATCGTTGCATCGCCCGTTACATTTGCGGTAGTGCGGCACATGTCCAAAATGCGATCTACCGGGAAAATAATGGCGATCCATGCAGGATTGAGCCCCACCGATTGCAATACTATAATGAGCATTACCAGGCCTGCGCTGGGCACGGCAGCAGAGCCAATACTGGCCAATGTGGCTGTAAGCACTATGGTCAATTGCTGTCCGAGACTGAGATCAACCATGTGCATTTGCGCCAGGAAAACCACTGCCACAGCCTGGTAAAGACTGGTGCCGTCCATATTCAGGGTGGCACCAATCGGCAGTACAAAACTGCTGACTTGTCGTGAAACGCCCAAATTATCCTCCACACATTCCATGGTTACGGGCAGTGTTGCGGCACTTGAACTGGTGGAAAATGCCAGTGTTTGTGCAGAACTGATGCCTTTAAGAAAATCAAAATAGGAAATGCTTTTGGCCCAAATGCTGATAAAAAGCGGGTAAAAAACAAAGATCAACATGCCCAGTCCCAGGACTACGATGAGCGAATACCAGCTCAGGCCTTTGAAAATCTCCAGAACGGCTGCGGGGTTATCGCCCGCCATTTTGGAGACCACTCCTGCAAGCAATGCAAACACAAAAAAGGGCGCAGCCTGCATAATGAAATCGACCATTTTCAGAAATACAGCATTGGCGCCATCTACAAAAGCAATGACAGGCGCAGCTTTATCTTTGGGAATAAAACTAAGGGTGATGCCAAAGAAAAGTGCGAAAAATATCACCTGCAACATAAGTGTATTTGTGCCCAATGCCTGGAAGATATTGCCGGGAACCATGTCAACCAGGAATTTTAAGGGACCGGCTTCTTTTCCAGATTCGGCAGTTTCCATCCTTTTTTTGACATCGTCTTCCATTTCGGCATAAGCACCGGATGCCCTGATGCGTTTGGTCTTTTCTGAATATTTGTCATCACAGAGCATGCAGGTGCCGTCAAGTACTTCAATGTTTTCTTCGGCTGCCCACAGCTCATACATGATCCTGTTGTCAATCCTTTGGTCTTGGTCTATGCTTTTGCCGGGTTGAAAGGTATTGACCAGTAAAAGACCGGTTGAGACAGCCAAGACGGTTGTACCAATATATGCCACGATGGTTTTCATGCCCATCCGCCCCAATTGGGAAGTATCGGGCAAGCCGGAAATACCGCTGATAATAGAAAAGAGAATCAGCGGTACGGCAATCATTTTCAGGAGATTGATGAAAATAGTGCCAAAGGGGTCGATCCATTTGATGGTAAACTCGCTCAGCCCCACCCAACTTGAGAAAAGCGCCCAGCAGATTCCGGCTATCAGTCCGATTATTATTTTCCAGTGTAAAGCCATGCTTTTCATCCGTCTATTTTATTTTTGAACTTTGGTTCCGCAATAAATGATCAGCGAGCACCAGGGCTGTCATGGCTTCCACAATGGGCACTGCCCGTGGCACTACACATGGATCGTGCCGGCCTTTGCCTTCCACTTTTACAGTTTTGCCTTCTTTGTTTACACTTTGCTGGTCCTGCATTAAAGTAGCTACTGGCTTAAAGGCTACATTGAAATAGATGTCCATGCCATTGGAAATGCCGCCCTGTATGCCACCACTAAAATTACTTTTGGTAGAAATCTTTCCGTCTTTTTCCACAAAGGTATCATTGTGATCGGAGCCGCACATTTTACTGCCTTCAAATCCCGATCCGTATTCAAAACCTTTTACCGCATTGATACTGAGCATGGCTTTTCCCAGGTCGGCATGCAATTTATCAAATACAGGTTCACCAAGACCTGTGGGGCAGCCCTGTACAATTCCGGTAACAACTCCGCCTACTGTATTGCCCGATTTTCTGATGCTTTTGATCAGTACTTCCATTTCCCCGGCAGTGGATTGATCCGGGCAGCGCAGCTTGTTGTTTTCAGTTAGTGAAAGGTCGAGTTGGGAATAATGCTTTTGCACTTTGATATTCCCAACGGCACTTACATAGGCATTGATCTTTATTCCTGATTTTCTTAAAAATTGCTTTGCAATGGCTCCTGCTGCCACTCGACAAGCGGTTTCCCTGGCAGAAGCCCGTCCTCCGCCCCGATAGTCGCGAATGCCGTATTTTTCCTGAAAAGTAAAATCTGCATGGGAAGGCCTATAACTTTCCTTGATGTGTTCGTAATCCCTGGGCTTGGCATTATTGTTTGGAATCAGGATGGCAATGGGTGTCCCGGTGCTTTTGCCCTCAAATACACCGGATACAATTTCTATACTATCGTCTTCTTTTCGTTGGGTTGTAATATTGGATTGGCCGGGCTTGCGCCTTTGCATTTCTGTATTGATAAAGTCAGTGTCTATTTCCAGTCCTGCCGGGCAGCCATCTATGACCACGCCCATCATTGCCCCGTGGGATTCACCAAAAGTGGTGATTCTGAATATTTCTCCGAAACTGTTTCCCGGCATGTAGTTTGGGGTTTAAATTCAGGCTTGAAGATAAGGATTTAAACGCTTTGTGTTTCCATATTCCGGGTTCAATGGGCTTACCTGGAGATTACCTCTTGCAGATTCATAAAAAAGGTTAGTGAAAAATTTAAAGACATTTGTAAAATAAATTATATAATCGTATTGATTAACTTTCAGAAAGTTATGTAGCTTTCTGCTTATACCTCCTATTGACCGGAATTAGTTTGCTCACTGAGTTTATCAGCTTTCTCCTCCTCTCCAAGAAAACGGTAAAAAGTTATGATATTTAAGATAATCTGTTCATCATCAGGATTTTGCTTCTGGTATTTTTCAAGATATCCCAAACCTGACCGCAATTTTTCGTGCACAAGTTTTTTGTCATCTCCTTTCTGATACATTCTATTTGAAAGCTTTGCATAATGCATTCCGAGAAAATATAGTGCCTCATTATTTGAAGCATCAACAGTTAATATTTTTTCGTATAATTCTTTGGCTTTTGCAGGATTGTGACTTTCAGCCTTTTGAGCATAAGCTGTTAAAATTTCTATGTCGTCAGGATGCTCAGATATAAGTGATTCATAAATTTCAAAGGCTTTTTTGTTTTGACCCATACCATAGAGTATTTCAGCTTTTATACTGAGTAATCCTTTGTGGTCGGGATCTATGTCCAATCCTTTGACAGCATGTTTAAGGGCGTTACTTTCATCGTTATTTATATTCATATAGCCATGAGCTAAATGGTAATAGGCTTTTGAAGCCAGATCAGCATCTTTGTCTTCTCCTGAATTGTAATTATCTATTATTTTTAGATAATCAGCACTTGCTTTATCAAAATTGTCCTGCTCATTGTATATTTCAGCTCTTTTAAAATAGAGCTCAGATGTAGGATTTCCTTTTTCAATTTTTTGATTTAAGACATCCAATTGCCCTTGATTTTCTTGCCCAACAAGCTGCAAGTTTAAAAGGGAGAGAAAAATTATGAAAGTAAATTGTTTCAATTTTATCATAATGTTAGGTTTTGTTGATGAAAATATAATAAAAAAAATCACTTCCCTAAATATAGTACAAAAGCTTTTAGAAATTGAATAATTATCGAAACAGCCTTAACCGGATAACTTTTTTAAGTCAGCTTCGTAAAAAGGAGCAATAGGTACTATTATTTGATTAAAATGATGCGATTGAAATCTATTAATTGTGATAAGTGCGTGCCGATTATTGAACGCCTATTTAATTAATTGACATTAGGCTAAAGTTCAATTAAATTCATAGAGCACAATAGGAGGACATTTATTTATTTGTGCTATGTACCGAAAGTTTTTAAGGCAAACAACATGAACCGAACCTTTACAATATTCATTTTATTGTTCCCTTTTTTTTGCAGTGCTACTGGCGTGATAGAAAACACTTTTGGTAGTGTGAATTGTTACGATGAAGGAACAAGTGTAGTTGTGTTGGATTCCGGTACTTACCTCGTGTCCGGCTCTTATTTGAATGTAAATTCCAGCAATTGGCAATCAAAACTGTATTATCTGGATGATAATTTAGACAGTACTTCTACAATTGATCAAGCCCCTGTTAATGGCTACAGTAGAAAATGCTCAGATGGCAATTTGTTTTTTTGGGGAGGAAATACAGCTGGGTTCAATTATGATTCTATACAAATTTCTAAAACCAATGTTCAGGGACAATTGATCTGGAAAAACAGCTATAGGATTGCTTGCAAAAACACAGTTACGGATCTAAGGGAAGATGCTGATGGGAATATCCTTATTTCAGGATTTTATTCAAAGTCGGGCTGTAACTTACCAGTTTACAATGCGTTTATTGCAAAATTGAATTCAAGCGGACAAATGCTTTGGATCGAAAAAATTGATGGGGGAAAGAATGATCAGTTGCATCAGTTGTCAATAGATCACAATGGGAATATAGTTTCTGCAGGCTGGAGCAATTCTTTTAACAACAGGGGAGATACTGATTTTTTCCTGGTAATGTATGGAAGCAATGGCAATGAATTGTTTAGCAAATCACTTGATTATGAAACACAGGATTATGCTTACGGCCTGACCACTGACGATTCTGGGAATATTTATATTAGTGGATACTCGAATGATGTTGAACTCCTAAAATTCAATTTAAAAGGAAATAAAGTTTTTCAGCAAAGTTACTTTAGTGCTTGTGGTGGAAGCAATTTCAGAATTCAAAAAAGCGAGCATAATACTTTGTTAATGTTGGGTTCTGAAGAAATTGACAATACTTGCATGTCCTTTTTTATGGAAACAGATATGCAGGGGAATGTATTGTGGAAAAAGAACTGGAATGCTAGATTAAGAAATTTTGAAGTTATCCAAAGTGGCAGCTATATACTTACAGGCTATAAAAATCACTTACCCGAAGTTTATGTTGTGAAATTTGATTCTATTACTCTGCAGGCACCAATTGGAGAAATAGGAGATGCCGATAGTTTTTCATTTGATCCGAATTCTGATAATCCTGATGAATTAGAAGATGTTGAGACCAATATTGGTACAATTGAAGAAGAAGAATTTAAACTCAATTTATATCCCAATCCATTCTCAAACAATCTATATGTGAAATGGTCTTCTCATAAAGAAGTAGAACAGGTAATTGTTTACACTATGACAGGGCAGATACTTGGGCAATACAATATAAATGCAACTCAAAAGATTCTGAATATTGATGCAAGTACCTGGGTGAGTGGCACCTATATTATATATACCGAACTTGAAAATGGTGAGATTTTCACTGAAAAGGTTCAGAAATTTTGATGCATTGGTTAGTTAATTACTTATTGTTTTTGATATAGCAAGCAATAAAACTTATCATTCCAAAGTAAAACATTTAAATTCACACAATGAGAATATTTTCGCTATTTATTATACATGTTATTATCCTTGCAAGCGTGAATGCTTTAAATGCCCAGGTGCTTAATGAAAAAGTATTGTCTGAACTTCACTATTGTGAACAAGGTGCTACTTATATTTCAAACTATCCTTTTGAACATGATAAATATATTGTTGTATTAAATTCAGATTGCAATAATATGCCCCACAATTATACAAATGTAAAAAGTATGGTAGCACTATTAGATGAAAATTTTGATACTACTGGATGGGCATATACTTCCTTTGAAAATCTTTGGTTTTCTGATTATGGAGACCCTGTCAATAATAGTTTTTTTATAGTAGCCTCAAATACAGATGTGACTATACAAGACAGTTTATATGTTGGGAATTTAGCGCACCATTCAAATAATTTAGTCAACTCATATTCATCTTTTAAACCATCACAGTGCAACTTTGAAGCATCAGATTATTATTCTGGACCGGAGTCGAATATTGTTGCTGTAAATTACAAACAAGGCAACTGCAGTAATTATAAGGAGGCTTCTATTACCTGCATAGATTATAATTACAACATCAAATGGCAATATAAATATGAAGGTGCAAAGAATGACGAAATTATGTCTATCAAAAGACTGGATAATAAAAACTTGCTTGCACTTGGTCATTCTAATACAAAATTCACCAATACAAATTTGTTTTTACTGAATCTTGACAGCAATGGCATGTATCTGGAAGCTTATATGCTGCCGGATTCTATCAATCAAAGTTATGCCAATGCCCTGGAAATTGATGATGATGGAAATGTATATTTGGCCTGGAATCAAAACAATCAATTGTATTTAAGTAAGTTGAATGCTGATTTAGAGGAGCAATGGGAAATACCCCTGAATACCTATGGCTTAAACAATGTTGTTTTAAAATATTCAAAAATTGATAACAGTCTGTTGTTGATCAGTAATGGCATTGATCCCTTTACAATGGAATTTGAACAACTGGTGCACAAAATCAAAGTGGATGGCAGCATTGTCTGGAAGCGAACTTTTAATGAGCGCATTGCTGATTTTTTATTCAAATTTGATGGCTCCATGCTTTTTTATGCAGATGACAATGCTTCAAACCACACCAAGATTATTCACTTTGATTCTACCTTTGCCTATTATCCTCCTATAGATTCTTCATTTAATCCTGATTCTGACAGTTCTGATATTGATACTACAGAAATGGTGGGTATTAGTGATATTGGGCAAAAGCAAGCTGAAGTAAAAATCTTCCCCAACCCCTTTTCAGAGCGTTTTTCAATTGTTTCTAAAGATCAGAAGATCAGTAGCTACAGTATTTATAATTTAATGGGGCAAGTTGTACTTAAGGAAGAATTGAATGCAAATAATAAAAGCATTTCCTTTGACAAGCAGGTGTCGGGCACTTATATTCTGCAAATAGAACTGGAAGATGGAAATGTGAAAACGGAAAAAATAGTATATAGAAATTAGCGTTTAGGCAACCTTTTCGGTACTTTATTGTTCTTATCAATAAGGTGCAAAATTTAAAAAAATCAACTTTCGGAGAAGAATTGGCCAATTCCATTACACATGGTATAGGTGCTGTTTTTAGTATAATTGGTTTCTTTTTCTTAATGCATTACACGGCAGAACAACCAGGTTCCAAGAGAATTTCAGCTGCATTGATTTACGGTATTTCGCTTATATTGCTCTACCTGGCTTCTACACTTTATCACAGTATTCCGCACTATAAGGTTAAGAAAGTCATGCGTGTTTTTGATCATGTATCTATTTATTTATTGATTGCAGGAAGCTATACGCCTTTTGCACTGCTGGTTTTGGACAATACACTGGGCGATTTGATTTTGTATATCGTTTGGGGAGTGGCTATTGTAGGCTCTGTTTTCAAAATATTCTTTACAGGAAAATTCGATAAACTATCTACCTTGTTATACATTGCTATGGGTTGGGTAGCTATTATTGCATTTGAACCTTTGCTGAGCAATCTTCCCACTCCCGGAATGGTGCTGTTGGCTACAGGAGGAGTGCTTTATACAGGCGGAACTGTTTTCTATATGTGGAATAAACTGAAATACAACCACGCCATCTGGCACCTGTTTGTTATGGGTGGAAGTGCAGCTCACTTTTTCGCCATTCTTTTCTATGTGCTTCCAATGAGTAATTTGGATACTGTTTGCTGAGGCATTATTTGTTTTTTACTGAATTCCATTCATCAGGATCTTCACTGCTGTGAAAGATTGCCTCTATAATAACAATTGCTTTTTGTTTATCCACACGAAAATGAGCTACAATTGAGAAAGGGTGAATTGGGAGAAACCTAATGTCGTCATATCGAACCTGGTAAAGCAAAGCTGTTGATCTCAATTTTTTTAAGGCATTATTTATTGCTTTTACAAAGCGAATCCCTAGCTTATCGTCACCTGTTTCTCTGCGATAATAATCTACAGTTTTTTGTATATCGAGATATATCTGAGGATTATACCGAACTTTGAAGTAGTGCTTCATTTCTCAAATTTTGAGTTGCTTTTCAATTTCTTTCCATGTGAGGTATTCTTCTGGTTTAGTGTTTTTAATTCTATCACGCACAATTTCTTTTTGCCATTCTGGTACAATAAAGTTTTCATCTTCAATGTCTTTGATTTTTTCTTTAAGTACATTCCACTCTTTGATGGGAATAAACACACCAGTAGTTTTTCCATTACTGTCTGAAATATATTGCAAGCTCATAATTATTGAATTTATGTTTTAAGAGACTTTAAATCTGATAAATCTTAAGTTTTACACCTATTCCAAAGTTAAGAACCGATTAGTAATATTAAAAGTTGCTTTTTCGTAGTGCTTATATTTTAAATTCATTACAAAAGTTACTCCCCCAATTTAGCCTCGTTCCAAAGTGCGTCCATCTCCTCCAAACTCATGTCCTTCAATTGATCTCCTGATTTTTGAGCTGAACTTTCAATAAACTCAAATCGCCTTTTGAATTTTTTATTGGTAAGCTCCAATGCTCTTTCAGGGTCAATATTTAAATAGCGGGAGAGATTGACCATTGCAAACAGCAAGTCGCCAAATTCGGCCTCTATTTCGGCTTGATTCAGATTAGCTTGCGCTTCTTTTAGTTCGGCTTGTTCTTCTTCTATTTTTTTCCATACCTGTTCTATGGTATCCCATTCAAAGCCCACTTGTTTGGCTTTGTCCTGCATTCTGTATGCTTTGATCAATGCGGGTAGGGAAATTGGCACACCGCTTAAAACAGATTTTTTCTCCCCTTTTTTCTCCTTCATTTTTATCTGTTCCCAGTTTTCCTTCACCTGATCTTCACCATCAACTTTAGTATCGCCATAAATATGCGGATGCCTGCGAATCAACTTATCGCACAAATCATTCAGCACTTCTGTAATGGTAAATTCTTTTTGCTCATCCGCTATTTTGGCATAAAAAACCAAGTGCAGCATTAGGTCGCCAATTTCTTCCTTTATTCCTGGCATGTCTTTTTCGAGGATAGCATCAGTCAGTTCGTAGGTCTCTTCAATACTGAGCGGACTCAGGGAATCCATGGTTTGTTTTCTATCCCAGGGGCATTTTTCCCTCAGGTCGTCCATTATGTCTAATAATCTTAAAAAAGCTTTTGCCCGGCTGTCCATAAACACTAATTTTGAATTTAGAAAACAAAGAACGCTGTAATAGTGTTAAATTTGTAAGAATAAAGGTATAAAATGGTACTCACTACATTATTATTGTCAATAGGAATTATAGGTTTGGCCTTTGCTTTGATCGGCATTCGTATTTTGCTGGTAAAAGACGGGGAGTTTAAAGGTACTTGTGCAACGAACAACCCAATGCTGAAAAATGAGATTGGAGAATGTACGGTTTGCGGAAAAGCTCCTGAAGAAGATTGTAAAGGCGGTGAAGTGGAAAAAGGTTGGGCAGGTCAATAGTAGCCCTGTTTTATTCTTTTAGCCAATTCAAATTATCCTCTAATTCATTGCTGAATACGGGTTGCAATTGATTTTCACCCGACTCTATCAATAAAATTTTATAGGACTTTTTAAGCACTTCGTCTTTTGATATTTTATCAAAAAGCTGCTTTCCGTTTATCATCAATGCAGTGGCCAGGGCATCTGCTTCTGCACAGTTTTCAGCTAGAACTGTTGCGCTCAAAATCGAAGATTGTTCTGAATAGCCAGTTCTGGGATTTAGGATATGCGCATATAATTTTCCTTTTCGCTCGTAATAATTCCGGTAATTGCCAGAAGTAGCAATGGCAGAATTTCTGTCTTTTAAAATTGCAATAAGTTTCCTGTTTTCCAATTCCGATGTGGGATCATCAATGCCCACACTCCATTTGTCATTATTGGGGTTGATCCCATTAAAGCGCACTTCACCACCGATTTCTATTAGATAATTTTCAATTGAATTGTTTTCTAGAAATTGACTGAGCAAATCTACCCCATAGCCTTTTGCCACAGCACTAAAATCGAGCGTGATGTTCTCCCTGCTGCGATAAATAAAATGACTGTTAGATGAATCCATTAATTGAAGTGCACTAAAATCACAAAGCCGGAGCAGTGAATCTACAATAACTGAATCGGGATTTTCAGGTTTGGCTCCACCTGCAAAGCCCCAGTATTTTACCAGGGGAAATACAGTAGGGTTAAAATAGCCATCAGTTAAAGCAAACAATTTTTTGGAAATTTCAAATACATTGGCGAAATGGCTATCAACTTCAAAAACAGAAGCCCTTGAATTGTTAAAAGTGCTGATGACAGATTTCGGGTCATAGGTGGACATGGAGCGATTTACCAATTTCAGCAATGAATCCAGCTCTGTTTTGAAATTGCGTTGCAGGCTATCTTTGTATTGTATAGCGTAGTTGGTTCCCATTGTGTGTCCACTGATATTGATGTATTTATCTGCATTCTTCTCCTGCTTACAGGCGAGAAGCATACTGAGCAGAACTATGAAATAGAATAGGCGCATTCCTGGAGATTGTTTACAAAAAAGGGTTGATCAAATGACCAACCCTAATTTAAATGTTTTTATTAATAATTTTTAGCTTCCGAAATCATCAAAAGCAATATTGCTTTCCGGCACACCCAATTCATCGAGCATTTTTTGAACTGCGCTGAGCATCATTGGCGGGCCGCATAGATAGTATTCAATTTCTTCGGGTTCAGGATGATTTTTCAAATATTCTTCATAAGCTACAAGGTGGATAAAACCTGTGGGGCCATCCCAATTGTCTTCTTCCAGCGGTTCTGAAAGTGCTTCAACGTATTTGAAATTGTCAAACTTCTCTTCAATATCCCTGAAGTGCTC harbors:
- a CDS encoding T9SS type A sorting domain-containing protein, which translates into the protein MRIFSLFIIHVIILASVNALNAQVLNEKVLSELHYCEQGATYISNYPFEHDKYIVVLNSDCNNMPHNYTNVKSMVALLDENFDTTGWAYTSFENLWFSDYGDPVNNSFFIVASNTDVTIQDSLYVGNLAHHSNNLVNSYSSFKPSQCNFEASDYYSGPESNIVAVNYKQGNCSNYKEASITCIDYNYNIKWQYKYEGAKNDEIMSIKRLDNKNLLALGHSNTKFTNTNLFLLNLDSNGMYLEAYMLPDSINQSYANALEIDDDGNVYLAWNQNNQLYLSKLNADLEEQWEIPLNTYGLNNVVLKYSKIDNSLLLISNGIDPFTMEFEQLVHKIKVDGSIVWKRTFNERIADFLFKFDGSMLFYADDNASNHTKIIHFDSTFAYYPPIDSSFNPDSDSSDIDTTEMVGISDIGQKQAEVKIFPNPFSERFSIVSKDQKISSYSIYNLMGQVVLKEELNANNKSISFDKQVSGTYILQIELEDGNVKTEKIVYRN
- a CDS encoding SDR family NAD(P)-dependent oxidoreductase — encoded protein: MEHYFITGSSSGIGKAICEQLLERDNVRVVGISRSKTIEHPNYCHISLDLSKPEEIKKLEFNTLQEADKIVLLNNAGTLGDVKYLGDQDDDALIDGITLNLTAPAVLTQRFIRAYKDVAAEKVILNMGSGAAQSPYDGWSMYCATKAGLDMLTRVANLEQKIRKPEHPFIVRGVAPGIVGTDMQKHIRSLDKKDFSNLDKFIELYEQNALYGVNEVAEQFVILMDNASKVEDVIVRISLEE
- a CDS encoding tetratricopeptide repeat protein, coding for MIKLKQFTFIIFLSLLNLQLVGQENQGQLDVLNQKIEKGNPTSELYFKRAEIYNEQDNFDKASADYLKIIDNYNSGEDKDADLASKAYYHLAHGYMNINNDESNALKHAVKGLDIDPDHKGLLSIKAEILYGMGQNKKAFEIYESLISEHPDDIEILTAYAQKAESHNPAKAKELYEKILTVDASNNEALYFLGMHYAKLSNRMYQKGDDKKLVHEKLRSGLGYLEKYQKQNPDDEQIILNIITFYRFLGEEEKADKLSEQTNSGQ
- the mazG gene encoding nucleoside triphosphate pyrophosphohydrolase yields the protein MDSRAKAFLRLLDIMDDLREKCPWDRKQTMDSLSPLSIEETYELTDAILEKDMPGIKEEIGDLMLHLVFYAKIADEQKEFTITEVLNDLCDKLIRRHPHIYGDTKVDGEDQVKENWEQIKMKEKKGEKKSVLSGVPISLPALIKAYRMQDKAKQVGFEWDTIEQVWKKIEEEQAELKEAQANLNQAEIEAEFGDLLFAMVNLSRYLNIDPERALELTNKKFKRRFEFIESSAQKSGDQLKDMSLEEMDALWNEAKLGE
- a CDS encoding dicarboxylate/amino acid:cation symporter translates to MALHWKIIIGLIAGICWALFSSWVGLSEFTIKWIDPFGTIFINLLKMIAVPLILFSIISGISGLPDTSQLGRMGMKTIVAYIGTTVLAVSTGLLLVNTFQPGKSIDQDQRIDNRIMYELWAAEENIEVLDGTCMLCDDKYSEKTKRIRASGAYAEMEDDVKKRMETAESGKEAGPLKFLVDMVPGNIFQALGTNTLMLQVIFFALFFGITLSFIPKDKAAPVIAFVDGANAVFLKMVDFIMQAAPFFVFALLAGVVSKMAGDNPAAVLEIFKGLSWYSLIVVLGLGMLIFVFYPLFISIWAKSISYFDFLKGISSAQTLAFSTSSSAATLPVTMECVEDNLGVSRQVSSFVLPIGATLNMDGTSLYQAVAVVFLAQMHMVDLSLGQQLTIVLTATLASIGSAAVPSAGLVMLIIVLQSVGLNPAWIAIIFPVDRILDMCRTTANVTGDATISTLIAQSEGQFNPKTNRQTNQ
- a CDS encoding T9SS type A sorting domain-containing protein; translation: MNRTFTIFILLFPFFCSATGVIENTFGSVNCYDEGTSVVVLDSGTYLVSGSYLNVNSSNWQSKLYYLDDNLDSTSTIDQAPVNGYSRKCSDGNLFFWGGNTAGFNYDSIQISKTNVQGQLIWKNSYRIACKNTVTDLREDADGNILISGFYSKSGCNLPVYNAFIAKLNSSGQMLWIEKIDGGKNDQLHQLSIDHNGNIVSAGWSNSFNNRGDTDFFLVMYGSNGNELFSKSLDYETQDYAYGLTTDDSGNIYISGYSNDVELLKFNLKGNKVFQQSYFSACGGSNFRIQKSEHNTLLMLGSEEIDNTCMSFFMETDMQGNVLWKKNWNARLRNFEVIQSGSYILTGYKNHLPEVYVVKFDSITLQAPIGEIGDADSFSFDPNSDNPDELEDVETNIGTIEEEEFKLNLYPNPFSNNLYVKWSSHKEVEQVIVYTMTGQILGQYNINATQKILNIDASTWVSGTYIIYTELENGEIFTEKVQKF
- a CDS encoding FAD:protein FMN transferase, with product MRLFYFIVLLSMLLACKQEKNADKYINISGHTMGTNYAIQYKDSLQRNFKTELDSLLKLVNRSMSTYDPKSVISTFNNSRASVFEVDSHFANVFEISKKLFALTDGYFNPTVFPLVKYWGFAGGAKPENPDSVIVDSLLRLCDFSALQLMDSSNSHFIYRSRENITLDFSAVAKGYGVDLLSQFLENNSIENYLIEIGGEVRFNGINPNNDKWSVGIDDPTSELENRKLIAILKDRNSAIATSGNYRNYYERKGKLYAHILNPRTGYSEQSSILSATVLAENCAEADALATALMINGKQLFDKISKDEVLKKSYKILLIESGENQLQPVFSNELEDNLNWLKE
- the aroC gene encoding chorismate synthase, translated to MPGNSFGEIFRITTFGESHGAMMGVVIDGCPAGLEIDTDFINTEMQRRKPGQSNITTQRKEDDSIEIVSGVFEGKSTGTPIAILIPNNNAKPRDYEHIKESYRPSHADFTFQEKYGIRDYRGGGRASARETACRVAAGAIAKQFLRKSGIKINAYVSAVGNIKVQKHYSQLDLSLTENNKLRCPDQSTAGEMEVLIKSIRKSGNTVGGVVTGIVQGCPTGLGEPVFDKLHADLGKAMLSINAVKGFEYGSGFEGSKMCGSDHNDTFVEKDGKISTKSNFSGGIQGGISNGMDIYFNVAFKPVATLMQDQQSVNKEGKTVKVEGKGRHDPCVVPRAVPIVEAMTALVLADHLLRNQSSKIK
- a CDS encoding type II toxin-antitoxin system RelE/ParE family toxin, with protein sequence MKHYFKVRYNPQIYLDIQKTVDYYRRETGDDKLGIRFVKAINNALKKLRSTALLYQVRYDDIRFLPIHPFSIVAHFRVDKQKAIVIIEAIFHSSEDPDEWNSVKNK
- a CDS encoding hemolysin III family protein, which codes for MQNLKKSTFGEELANSITHGIGAVFSIIGFFFLMHYTAEQPGSKRISAALIYGISLILLYLASTLYHSIPHYKVKKVMRVFDHVSIYLLIAGSYTPFALLVLDNTLGDLILYIVWGVAIVGSVFKIFFTGKFDKLSTLLYIAMGWVAIIAFEPLLSNLPTPGMVLLATGGVLYTGGTVFYMWNKLKYNHAIWHLFVMGGSAAHFFAILFYVLPMSNLDTVC